From the genome of Lutzomyia longipalpis isolate SR_M1_2022 chromosome 2, ASM2433408v1, one region includes:
- the LOC129790708 gene encoding uncharacterized protein LOC129790708, with the protein MEGNAGNASSELAWNYGNEDNTTRYSQLFNNHYLSDFTFRVVSEDTVVPGHKFIMSLCSWDFYNIFNFVKLDSNELIIEDVSLASFLTFLEYCYTMKMNLSDDTTFKKTVEVLKLAQRFHMVPLVKICEDHIKTNISEVNCMMIFKNKDVLSPDSAASKEMMKKIEGYFWCIIHDQSSLDIFVDLPLKDLHEIACNSLINCDEIEIFDVLMKWAKRNCEKKNIQSDSAKNLRLILGEVFYEIRFPSMQIYTFSKILAKYPGMFTQMEISNICSYICDGLHASSSSKSCMGFKCTPRHPRIPNESNEYIYSMIPFGLSLPSFNEVPKLDEQSYLMRCEIETILPRKLIGFAFFAKKDETVNVEYFKISEENIEIISSGKCRFSETYDLIIFRFKSAEGGIWVNFCELECMCETMIPAVEGSGVGYFNNRIYLFGNISATIPYLIFDFN; encoded by the coding sequence ATGGAAGGAAATGCCGGAAACGCGTCTTCGGAGCTTGCATGGAATTATGGGAATGAGGATAACACAACCAGATATTCCCAACTATTCAACAACCACTACCTGTCGGATTTTACATTCAGAGTAGTCTCGGAAGACACTGTGGTGCCAGGGCATAAGTTCATTATGAGTTTGTGCAGTTGGGACTTTTACAATATCTTCAATTTCGTGAAACTGGACAGCAATGAGCTGATTATTGAGGATGTATCTTTGGCATCATTTCTGACCTTTTTGGAGTACTGTTACACCATGAAGATGAATTTGAGTGACGACACCACGTTCAAGAAGACTGTAGAAGTCCTCAAGCTTGCCCAGAGATTCCATATGGTACCACTGGTGAAGATTTGTGAGGATCACATCAAGACCAACATATCTGAGGTCAACTGCATGATGATTTTCAAGAATAAGGATGTACTTTCTCCGGATTCAGCTGCTTCAAaggaaatgatgaagaaaattgagggaTATTTCTGGTGCATTATCCATGATCAAAGCAGCCTGGACATATTTGTTGATCTCCCATTGAAAGATCTTCATGAGATTGCTTGTAATTCTCTGATTAATTGCgatgaaattgaaatatttgacgtACTGATGAAGTGGGCAAAGAGGAATTGCGAGAAAAAGAACATTCAATCGGATTCAGCTAAGAATCTGCGTCTGATCCTTGGAGAAGTATTCTACGAGATTCGCTTTCCCAGCATGCAAATTTACACCTTTAGCAAAATTCTGGCAAAATATCCAGGAATGTTCACACAAATGGAGATTTCGAATATTTGCAGCTACATATGTGATGGCCTGCATGCCTCGTCATCATCAAAGAGCTGCATGGGATTCAAGTGTACTCCAAGGCATCCGAGGATTCCAAATGAATCAAATGAATACATCTATTCAATGATTCCCTTCGGACTAAGTCTTCCATCCTTCAATGAAGTTCCTAAACTGGATGAACAATCGTACCTAATGAGATGTGAAATTGAGACTATTCTACCACGGAAGTTGATtggatttgcattttttgctAAGAAAGATGAGACGGTAAATgtagaatatttcaaaatctcCGAGgagaatattgaaataatttcaagcGGAAAATGCAGGTTCAGTGAGACGTAtgatttgataatttttcgttttaaaaGTGCAGAAGGAGGTATATGggtaaatttttgtgaattggaATGCATGTGTGAAACAATGATTCCAGCTGTGGAAGGGTCAGGAGTAGGTTATTTCAACAATAGAATATATTTATTTGGGAATATAAGTGCTACTATACCCTATCTGATTTTTGATTTCAATTGA
- the LOC129790716 gene encoding uncharacterized protein LOC129790716, whose amino-acid sequence MEENTSPDFVWNYGSKDFLTGYSQLFNNPIMSDFTFRVVSEDTVVPGHKFIMSLCSWDFYNIFNFVKLDNYELIIEDVSLTSFLTFLEYCYTMKMNLCDDTTFKKTVEVLKLAQRFHMVPLVKICEDHIKTNISEVNCMMIFKNKDVLSPDSAASKEMMKKIEVYFCNIILDQKSLDILVDLPLKDLHEITRNPLINCDEIEIFDVLMKWAKRNCEKKNIQSDSAKNLRLILGEVFYEIRFLSMPIDWFTDILAKYPGMFTHDEISNICNYITHGQFASLNYSMGFKCNPRKPEFDFRSIIPFGRTVPTFCGAPKMDQETLDIRCEIKTSESRNLLGFALFAKKGETVNIRSCKWTYSSYRGHGRNSYTECDIIASGKCRFNNDFDLIIFRIKNP is encoded by the coding sequence ATGGAAGAAAATACGTCTCCGGATTTTGTGTGGAATTATGGGAGTAAAGACTTTTTAACCGGATATTCCCAACTGTTCAACAATCCCATCATGTCGGATTTTACATTCAGAGTAGTCTCGGAAGACACTGTGGTGCCAGGGCATAAGTTCATTATGAGTTTGTGCAGTTGGGACTTTTACAATATCTTCAATTTCGTGAAATTGGACAACTATGAATTGATCATTGAGGATGTTTCCCTGACGTCATTTCTGACCTTTTTGGAGTACTGCTACACCATGAAGATGAATTTGTGTGACGACACCACGTTCAAGAAGACTGTAGAAGTCCTCAAGCTTGCCCAGAGATTCCATATGGTACCACTGGTGAAGATTTGTGAGGATCACATCAAGACCAACATATCTGAGGTCAACTGCATGATGATTTTCAAGAATAAGGATGTACTTTCTCCGGATTCAGCCGCATCAAaggaaatgatgaagaaaattgaagtatATTTCTGCAACATTATTCTTGATCAAAAAAGCCTGGATATTCTTGTTGATCTCCCATTGAAAGATCTTCATGAGATCACTCGTAATCCTCTGATTAATTGCgatgaaattgaaatatttgacgtACTGATGAAGTGGGCAAAGAGGAATTGCGAGAAAAAGAACATTCAATCGGATTCAGCTAAGAATCTGCGTCTGATCCTTGGAGAAGTATTCTACGAGATTCGCTTTCTCAGCATGCCAATTGATTGGTTCACTGACATACTGGCAAAATATCCAGGAATGTTCACCCAtgatgaaatttcaaatatttgtaaCTACATAACTCATGGCCAATTTGCCTCATTGAATTACTCCATGGGATTTAAATGCAATCCACGGAAACCAGAATTTGATTTTCGTTCAATTATTCCATTTGGACGAACTGTACCAACCTTCTGTGGAGCTCCTAAAATGGACCAAGAAACATTGGATATAAGATGCGAGATTAAAACTTCTGAATCAAGAAATCTGCTTGGATTTGCCTTGTTTGCCAAGAAAGGTGAGACGGTGAATATTAGATCGTGCAAATGGACATATTCATCGTACCGCGGACATGGTAGGAATTCCTACACTGAGTGCGATATTATTGCCAGTGGAAAATGCAGGTTCAACAATGACTTTGATTTGATAATCTTTCGTattaaaaatccataa
- the LOC129790700 gene encoding dnaJ homolog subfamily C member 7, giving the protein MDSSPIVISDEEEVNSGSGTPMEEDFLTDTIALAEKKKDLGNEQYKVKNYQAALKLYSDAILLCPNLPAFFGNRAACHMMLGDYRQALSDAKHSVDLDPNFSKGFIRIAKCCLMLGDLVATEQAVKALLNVEPKSTALSMEVKSVLQLRELEAKGVASYGKKDYRTTVFQMDSALKIAPACQRYKLLKAECLALLGRVDEANDIAVNVMKMDSTAADAVYVRGLCLYFQDNLDKSLIHFQRTLSLDPDHQKAKVWRTKTRQLKEKKDRGNELFKSGKFRDAHTAYTEALQIDELNREVNGKLYYNRALMSYKLDQKKDAVRDCNAALNIKSDYLKAILLRAKCHTELEEYDEAVRDYEQALKVEKTAEIKGLLRDAKFALKRSKRKDYYKILGVNKNATDDEIKKAYRKRALIHHPDRHANSTDDEKKEQEKKFKEVGQAYSVLSDPQKKARYDNGHDIEDSGGDFDPTEAFQRFFFSTNGGTFNFQFQ; this is encoded by the exons ATGGACAGTAGCCCAATCGTGATTTCAGACGAGGAAGAAGTGAATTCAGGAAGTGGGACACCAATGGAGGAGGATTTTCTCACGGACACCATCGc GCTCGCCGAGAAGAAGAAAGATCTGGGCAATGAGCAGTACAAGGTCAAGAACTATCAAGCTGCCCTCAAACTCTACTCCGATGCCATTCTTCTCTGCCCAAATCTCCCGGCATTCTTCGGGAATCGCGCTGCCTGCCACATGATGCTGGGTGACTACAGACAAGCACTCAGCGATGCAAAACACTCTGTGGATTTGGATCCAAACTTCTCCAAGGGCTTCATACGCATCGCCAAGTGTTGCCTCATGCTCG GAGATCTCGTGGCGACAGAACAAGCAGTGAAGGCCCTGCTGAATGTGGAGCCAAAGAGTACAGCGCTGAGTATGGAGGTGAAGAGTGTCCTGCAATTGCGTGAGCTCGAAGCGAAGGGTGTTGCGTCGTATGGGAAGAAAGACTATCGCACGACTGTGTTCCAGATGGATAGTGCACTGAAGATCGCACCGGCGTGCCAGCGGTATAAATTGCTGAAAGCTGAATGCCTGGCATTGCTGGGAAGGGTGGATGAGGCAAATGATATTGCTGTGAATGTCATGAAGATGGATTCAACGGCTGCCGATGCGGTGTACGTGCGTGGGCTGTGCCTCTACTTTCAGGACAATCTCGACAAGAGTTTAATCCACTTCCAGCGTACCCTATCGCTGGATCCGGATCATCAGAAGGCAAAAGTTTGGCGCACAAAAACGCGACAGCTGAAGGAGAAGAAGGATCGTGGGAATGAATTGTTTAAATCTGGGAAATTCCGTGATGCACATACAGCGTACACGGAAGCATTGCAAATTGATGAGCTAAATCGCGAGGTGAATGGTAAATTGTACTACAATCGTGCTCTCATGTCGTACAAATTGGACCAGAAGAAGGATGCCGTGCGTGATTGCAATGCAGCACTCAATATTAAGAGTGACTATCTCAAGGCAATTCTCCTGCGTGCCAAATGTCACACAGAATTGGAGGAGTACGACGAGGCGGTGCGTGACTACGAGCAGGCGCTCAAAGTGGAGAAAACGGCGGAGATTAAGGGACTCCTGCGTGATGCCAAATTCGCATTGAAGCGATCAAAGCGGAAGGATTACTACAAAATTCTCGGTGTCAACAAGAATGCCACGGATGATGAGATAAAGAAGGCATACAGGAAGCGTGCACTTATCCATCATCCGGATCGTCATGCAAATTCCACGGATGATGAGAAGAAGGAGCAAGAGAAGAAGTTCAAGGAAGTGGGGCAGGCATACTCAGTGCTCTCTGATCCACAGAAGAAGGCCCGCTACGACAATGGGCATGACATTGAGGATTCCGGTGGGGATTTTGATCCAACGGAAGCCTTCCAGAGATTCTTCTTCTCTACAAATGGTGGTACATTCAATTTCCAATTCCAATAG
- the LOC129790705 gene encoding dnaJ homolog subfamily C member 7-like translates to MSAINNGYELQEEMRENLLLAESKKDLGNEEYKFKNYTTAIKYYSDAITLCPNVPAFYGNRSACYMMLGDYKQAQNDAKSAVDLDPSFENGFIRIAKCSLMLGDLVGLEQAAKSLLNLNPKSTALNIEIQSMLQLRDLESKSVISYDKRDFRTTIYHMDSALKIAPSCHRYMLMKAESLALLGHLEEASGIALKVMKLDKKSAEGAFIRGLCLYYMGNLEKCIILFHQTLSHNPDHQKGKMYRMTALNLKSCKDCGDELLKAGRLEDAYAAYSKALQIDMSNNNVNSKLYYSRALAAYDLKLKRDCARECSSALSIKDDYVEALLLRAKSYFDLEEFEESIKDYENAYKFDKTSQTKTLLREAKMALQKPKTNCYYKTLGISRNATDDEIKTAYRKRALIHHPDRHILLMDDEKQEQAKKFIEVGQAYTVLSDPQKKARYDNGQDLGKCETNFDATEAFHRFFFSENEGSLQKDFCT, encoded by the exons ATGAGTGCAATAAATAATGGCTATGAGCTACAGGaggaaatgagagaaaatttatt actTGCAGAAAGCAAAAAAGATCTAGGAAATGAAGagtacaaatttaaaaattacacaaCTGCCATCAAGTACTATTCAGATGCAATTACCCTATGTCCTAATGTACCAGCATTCTACGGTAATCGCTCAGCATGCTACATGATGCTAGGTGATTACAAGCAGGCCCAAAATGATGCTAAAAGCGCCGTTGACTTGGATCCATCTTTTGAAAATGGTTTCATTCGCATTGCTAAATGTAGCTTAATGCTAG gAGATCTTGTAGGATTGGAACAGGCTGCAAAATCTCTTCTTAATCTCAATCCAAAGAGCACAGCTCTCAATATTGAAATTCAGAGTATGCTGCAATTGCGTGACTTAGAAAGTAAGAGCGTAATATCTTATGACAAAAGAGACTTCCGTACGACGATATATCATATGGACAGTGCTCTAAAGATTGCACCATCGTGCCACAGGTACATGCTGATGAAAGCTGAAAGTCTAGCTTTGCTAGGACACCTCGAGGAGGCAAGTGGCATAGCCCTGAAAGTAATGAAATTAGACAAAAAATCAGCAGAAGGTGCATTCATACGAGGTCTCTGCCTCTACTACATGGGAAATCTTGAGAAATGCATCATACTCTTCCATCAAACCCTTTCCCACAATCCTGATCATCAAAAAGGTAAAATGTACCGCATGACTGCATTAAATCTCAAATCTTGCAAAGATTGTGGCGATGAACTACTCAAAGCTGGGCGACTCGAAGACGCCTATGCTGCATACTCAAAAGCTCTTCAGATCGACATGTCCAATAATAATGTTAATAGCAAACTCTACTACAGCAGAGCACTTGCAGCTTATGATTTGAAGCTCAAAAGGGACTGTGCTCGGGAATGTAGTTCAGCATTGAGTATTAAAGATGACTATGTGGAAGCTCTTCTTCTGCGTGCCAAATCGTACTTTGATTTGGAAGAATTTGAGGAATCCATAAAAGATTATGAGAATGCATACAAATTCGACAAGACATCCCAAACAAAAACTCTCTTGCGTGAAGCAAAAATGGCCCTACAGAAACCCAAAACAAATTGCTATTACAAAACTCTTGGGATTAGTAGAAATGCCACAGATGATGAAATTAAGACAGCCTATCGAAAACGTGCCCTAATTCACCATCCTGATCGACATATTCTCCTAATGGACGATGAGAAACAAGAACAGGctaagaaattcattgaagtCGGCCAGGCATACACGGTACTATCGGATCCTCAGAAAAAAGCAAGATATGACAATGGACAGGATCTTGGGAAGTGTGAGACCAATTTTGATGCTACCGAAGCTTTtcatagatttttcttctctgaaaATGAAGGATCACttcagaaagatttttgtaCATAG